A part of Sulfurifustis variabilis genomic DNA contains:
- a CDS encoding SEL1-like repeat protein — MTRIHRAGLALLLTALVVPAAHAQTSPDEADQRLVAQMAKALTNDAPSQYELARMYEKGVGTPRDLRLAHLWYTKSAKQGYAPAVERLATWDADIEKVERAEKQRVEQEERARQQAQAARQAKERAAQEAKAKQQAEAEARAAARTRQQSEAAAKAASERAMRQEAAKRKQAAHAEPPATTPVAAKAAAEPAPVPAAEKPEAKADAEKAEFSANPCKGPSAKFMSTCR, encoded by the coding sequence ATGACACGGATCCATCGCGCAGGCCTGGCCCTGCTCCTGACAGCGCTCGTCGTTCCCGCGGCTCACGCGCAGACGTCCCCGGACGAAGCGGATCAAAGGCTGGTCGCGCAGATGGCGAAGGCGCTGACCAACGACGCGCCGAGCCAGTACGAGCTGGCCCGGATGTACGAGAAAGGCGTCGGAACGCCGCGCGACCTGCGACTCGCGCATCTCTGGTACACCAAATCCGCGAAGCAGGGGTATGCGCCGGCCGTGGAGCGCCTTGCGACCTGGGATGCCGACATCGAGAAGGTGGAGCGGGCCGAGAAGCAGCGGGTGGAACAGGAAGAGCGGGCGCGCCAGCAGGCCCAGGCCGCCCGACAGGCAAAGGAACGAGCGGCCCAGGAGGCCAAGGCGAAGCAACAGGCGGAGGCGGAGGCGCGCGCCGCGGCCCGTACCCGCCAGCAGTCGGAGGCCGCCGCGAAGGCGGCGAGCGAACGCGCCATGAGGCAGGAGGCGGCGAAGCGCAAGCAGGCCGCCCATGCGGAGCCGCCCGCGACGACACCGGTCGCCGCGAAGGCGGCGGCGGAGCCCGCGCCCGTCCCCGCCGCCGAAAAGCCGGAGGCGAAGGCGGACGCCGAGAAGGCGGAGTTCAGCGCCAACCCCTGCAAAGGACCTTCGGCCAAATTCATGTCGACCTGCCGGTAA
- a CDS encoding tetratricopeptide repeat protein gives MKRYAVLVVCLLLSAASPASDDDVQAGIFQTYLKLAEQGDMNAQYIVAHRYEIGKGTGADIDKANYWYDRAAAKGHPLALRKVEERRPPVEIAETGSGSGTAPSPVIKVADPVPPPKPPAAAPAARASKVAAKHEPAKPRAQPASVARQEKPHGAAPAPAHVAAESRAKEGHMVAKAVTEQVPPAPVDMIATVLRGQWSRNRQPAEFLPSARAACLQSSRAEIVCFSSELTRNVGGVGVTYNVKTVLSGLDNRDGRFALSYVYNVLHVASRPEPEALVPDTGDLQARTGWQEPGHTLDCRFNDERSMTCARADRKLSYQFARD, from the coding sequence ATGAAGCGCTATGCAGTATTGGTGGTCTGTCTGCTGCTGTCCGCGGCCAGCCCGGCGAGCGACGACGACGTCCAGGCCGGCATCTTCCAAACCTATCTGAAGCTGGCCGAGCAGGGCGACATGAACGCCCAGTACATCGTCGCGCACCGCTATGAGATCGGAAAGGGCACGGGGGCGGACATCGACAAGGCGAACTACTGGTACGACCGCGCCGCCGCCAAGGGACACCCGCTCGCGCTTCGCAAGGTCGAAGAGCGACGCCCGCCCGTCGAGATCGCCGAAACAGGGAGCGGGTCCGGCACGGCACCGTCGCCGGTCATCAAGGTGGCCGACCCGGTCCCGCCGCCCAAGCCGCCCGCCGCCGCGCCCGCCGCAAGGGCATCGAAGGTCGCGGCGAAGCACGAACCTGCGAAACCCAGGGCGCAGCCGGCGTCCGTCGCGCGGCAGGAGAAGCCGCATGGCGCCGCACCCGCTCCGGCGCACGTTGCGGCGGAGAGCAGGGCGAAGGAGGGACACATGGTCGCGAAGGCCGTTACCGAGCAGGTTCCGCCGGCGCCGGTCGACATGATCGCGACCGTCCTGCGCGGTCAGTGGAGCCGCAACCGGCAGCCGGCCGAGTTCCTGCCGTCGGCGCGGGCCGCGTGCCTGCAGAGCAGCCGCGCCGAGATCGTCTGTTTCTCGAGCGAGCTCACGCGCAACGTCGGGGGCGTGGGCGTGACTTACAACGTCAAGACCGTGCTTTCCGGCCTCGACAACCGAGATGGACGGTTTGCGCTGTCCTATGTCTACAACGTGCTGCACGTGGCGAGCCGGCCCGAGCCCGAGGCGCTCGTCCCCGATACCGGCGACCTGCAGGCGCGCACCGGCTGGCAGGAGCCCGGTCACACGCTCGACTGCCGCTTCAACGACGAGCGCTCGATGACGTGCGCGCGCGCCGATCGAAAGCTGAGCTATCAGTTCGCGCGCGACTGA
- a CDS encoding YkgJ family cysteine cluster protein — MSQEFSDRGVHDPRPSSPVVPVKLTLDSTIQFQCRKGIACFNKCCESIDIMLTPYDVLRLKTRLGMSSQEFLARHTTLFDMDAHGMPGLKMKTREGSTACQFLTPEGCGVYEDRPAACRYYALGLTSMRAVGSPNEEDFYFVVKEEHCLGHFEPRTLTVREYRAEQGVDLYDEMTRQWRQIVLKKRSSGPTVGRPTDRSFDLFFQASYDLDGFRGFVTSEGFVETYDVDPALMQKLGSDDVELMKFAFRFLKQALFGENTIPVRPDALEKRMQRRQRRLDAMRAAARTELEAEADRPDEN, encoded by the coding sequence ATGTCCCAGGAATTTTCCGACCGCGGGGTGCACGACCCCCGCCCCTCGAGCCCGGTCGTCCCGGTCAAGCTGACGCTGGACAGCACCATCCAGTTCCAGTGCCGCAAGGGCATCGCCTGTTTCAACAAGTGCTGCGAGAGCATCGACATCATGCTCACGCCCTACGACGTGCTGCGTCTGAAGACGCGCCTCGGGATGAGCTCGCAGGAGTTCCTGGCGCGGCACACGACGCTGTTCGACATGGACGCGCACGGCATGCCGGGGCTCAAGATGAAGACCCGGGAGGGGTCCACGGCATGCCAGTTCCTGACGCCGGAAGGTTGCGGCGTGTACGAGGACCGGCCGGCCGCGTGCCGCTACTACGCGCTCGGGCTCACCTCGATGCGTGCGGTGGGCTCCCCGAACGAGGAGGACTTCTACTTCGTCGTGAAGGAGGAACACTGCCTGGGTCACTTCGAGCCGCGCACCCTCACGGTCCGGGAGTATCGCGCGGAGCAGGGCGTGGATCTGTACGACGAGATGACCCGCCAGTGGCGGCAGATCGTGCTGAAAAAACGTTCCTCGGGCCCGACGGTGGGCCGGCCGACCGACCGGAGCTTCGACCTGTTCTTCCAGGCGAGCTACGACCTCGACGGCTTCCGCGGTTTTGTGACCAGCGAGGGCTTCGTCGAGACCTACGACGTCGATCCGGCGCTCATGCAAAAACTGGGGAGCGACGACGTCGAGCTCATGAAGTTCGCCTTTCGTTTTCTGAAGCAGGCGCTCTTCGGCGAGAACACGATCCCTGTCCGGCCCGACGCGCTGGAAAAGCGGATGCAGCGGCGGCAGCGGCGGCTCGACGCCATGCGTGCGGCCGCGCGCACCGAGCTCGAGGCGGAGGCCGACCGGCCCGACGAAAACTGA
- a CDS encoding AAA family ATPase, translating into MRTIMLLNSKGGCGKSTLATNLAAHYATQNRSVVLADFDRQGSSLEWLAARPEGRPPIKGVAAWKEPLRVPRNTDYVILDVPAGCHGAQLTALVRRAQTLLIPVLPSPTDIRAAAHFIHELLLVGKVVRKGSRVAVIANRVRENSFMQGKMEQALGAVHIPYATVHTHIYRNLERFLLRLKIPFIATLRDTPNYQLADEQGLGIFELGSRAAHDVEQWQPLLRWLESRKSLPVAA; encoded by the coding sequence ATGCGAACCATCATGCTGCTCAATTCGAAGGGCGGTTGTGGCAAGAGCACCCTGGCGACCAATCTCGCCGCCCACTACGCAACCCAGAACCGCTCGGTCGTGCTCGCCGACTTCGACCGGCAGGGATCGAGCCTCGAATGGCTCGCGGCCCGACCGGAGGGCCGGCCGCCGATCAAGGGCGTCGCCGCCTGGAAGGAACCGCTGCGGGTCCCGCGCAACACGGACTACGTGATTCTCGACGTGCCCGCCGGCTGCCACGGCGCGCAGCTGACGGCGCTGGTGCGTCGCGCCCAGACCCTGCTGATCCCCGTCCTGCCCTCGCCCACCGACATCCGCGCCGCCGCGCACTTCATCCACGAGCTGCTGCTCGTGGGCAAGGTCGTGCGCAAGGGCAGCCGGGTCGCGGTGATCGCCAACCGAGTGCGCGAGAACTCGTTCATGCAGGGGAAGATGGAGCAGGCGCTCGGGGCCGTGCACATTCCCTATGCCACGGTGCACACGCATATCTACCGCAACCTGGAGCGGTTCCTGCTGCGGCTGAAGATTCCGTTCATCGCCACGCTGCGCGACACCCCGAACTACCAGCTTGCCGACGAGCAGGGCCTGGGCATCTTCGAGCTCGGGAGCCGCGCCGCCCACGACGTCGAGCAATGGCAGCCGCTGCTCAGGTGGCTGGAGAGCCGCAAGAGCCTCCCCGTCGCCGCCTGA
- a CDS encoding sulfite exporter TauE/SafE family protein: protein MHTDLPLLSAFLVGLLGSVHCLGMCGGIVGALTLGLPEATRRSTWSLLPYLLAYNAGRIATYALLGALLGWLAGAAAGAVPLGDARFLGKWISGLFMVALGLYLAGWWPGLVWLERLGGTVWRRIEPFGRRLLPVRNPAQAAGVGLVWGWLPCGMVYAALAFAVTSGSAGGSAARMAVFGLGTLPMMLAVGGAAAWFSGFVRHPLVRATAGLLVIAFGVLMLSMPVPPAGHGRHAAPAAGHLDHAPAIAGHPAR, encoded by the coding sequence ATGCACACCGATCTTCCGCTCCTGTCCGCTTTCCTCGTCGGGCTCCTCGGCTCCGTGCACTGCCTCGGCATGTGCGGCGGGATCGTGGGCGCGCTGACCCTCGGGCTTCCCGAAGCGACGCGCCGATCGACGTGGTCGCTGCTTCCGTACCTGCTCGCTTACAACGCCGGGCGCATCGCCACCTACGCGCTGCTCGGGGCGCTGCTCGGCTGGCTCGCGGGCGCCGCGGCGGGCGCCGTGCCGCTCGGAGACGCGCGCTTCCTGGGCAAGTGGATCTCGGGACTCTTCATGGTCGCGCTCGGGCTTTATCTCGCCGGGTGGTGGCCGGGGCTCGTGTGGCTCGAGCGCCTCGGCGGCACCGTCTGGCGGCGCATCGAGCCCTTCGGGCGCAGGCTGCTGCCGGTGCGCAATCCCGCGCAGGCCGCCGGCGTCGGACTGGTGTGGGGCTGGCTGCCGTGCGGGATGGTCTACGCCGCGCTCGCCTTCGCGGTGACGTCGGGGAGCGCCGGCGGATCGGCCGCCCGCATGGCCGTCTTCGGCCTGGGCACGCTGCCCATGATGCTCGCGGTCGGCGGCGCGGCCGCGTGGTTCTCGGGGTTCGTGCGGCACCCGCTCGTGCGGGCCACGGCGGGACTGCTCGTCATCGCCTTCGGCGTGCTCATGCTCTCGATGCCGGTCCCTCCCGCCGGGCACGGCCGTCATGCGGCGCCAGCCGCCGGGCACCTCGACCACGCACCCGCGATCGCCGGCCACCCGGCCCGCTGA
- a CDS encoding FixH family protein, giving the protein MKPRGLPWYRVPFVWLLVSLPLAAVIGGFVTLALAIHTDDGLVVDDYYRKGREINRVLARDDAALRLRLASDIEFDAERRLVRARLTGAPAFEQPARLHLRLLHATRGGFDREVDLDRTADGSYHALLPSLPPGRWHVQLEAADWRLVGSAVFPGASRLVMKAGDSYF; this is encoded by the coding sequence GTGAAGCCCCGTGGCCTGCCCTGGTACCGGGTGCCGTTCGTCTGGCTGCTCGTCTCGCTGCCGCTCGCCGCGGTCATCGGGGGCTTCGTCACCCTGGCGCTCGCCATTCACACCGACGACGGCCTGGTCGTGGACGACTACTACCGGAAGGGCAGGGAGATCAACCGGGTGCTCGCGCGCGACGACGCCGCGCTGCGCCTTCGGCTCGCGAGCGACATCGAGTTCGACGCCGAGCGCCGGCTCGTGCGCGCGCGACTGACCGGCGCCCCCGCGTTCGAGCAGCCCGCGCGGCTGCACCTCCGGCTGCTGCACGCGACGCGGGGCGGCTTCGACCGGGAGGTCGACCTCGACCGCACGGCCGACGGCAGCTACCACGCGCTGCTGCCCTCGCTTCCGCCCGGGCGATGGCACGTTCAGCTCGAAGCGGCCGACTGGCGCCTGGTCGGCTCGGCCGTGTTCCCCGGCGCATCGCGCCTGGTGATGAAAGCGGGCGACTCGTATTTCTGA
- the ccoG gene encoding cytochrome c oxidase accessory protein CcoG, which produces MPLRPKGQRIPPLGEADAVSEALYAKRQYVYPRQVHGFFANWRVAMVFATLGVFYILPWINWGPGRQAFLIDLPNRKFNLFFWTFWPQDLFYLTAILVISALSLFLFTAIAGRLWCGYTCPQTVWTEVFLWIERRIEGDRPKQMKLAAAPWSTEKILKKGGKHVAWIAFALWTGFTFVGYFTPIRELSVSAAHLALGPWETFWILFYGFATYGNAGWLREQVCLYMCPYARFQSAMFDKDTLIISYDRARGEPRGSRKRGEDYQGKGLGDCIDCTLCVQVCPTGIDIRDGLQYQCIACGACIDVCETVMGKMGYPKGLIRYTTENEMSLGKPRKIFRPRVLFYSGLLAAIAVGLVVAVLLRVPLDIDVIRDRNSLYRESRGLIENVYTLKLMNMDTEPHTYLLSAAGLDGLSLRADRTEIAIEAGEVVELPVTLVVPPESLKSRSEAVEFRLEAIDNPRHKVVEDARFLGPGGVR; this is translated from the coding sequence GTGCCGCTGCGCCCGAAGGGCCAGCGCATCCCGCCGCTGGGCGAGGCGGACGCGGTCTCCGAGGCGCTCTACGCCAAGCGCCAGTACGTCTATCCGCGCCAGGTCCACGGCTTCTTCGCCAACTGGCGCGTGGCGATGGTGTTCGCCACGCTCGGCGTCTTCTACATCCTCCCCTGGATCAATTGGGGTCCCGGCCGGCAGGCGTTCCTGATCGACCTGCCGAACCGCAAGTTCAACCTCTTCTTCTGGACATTCTGGCCGCAGGACCTGTTCTACCTCACCGCCATCCTCGTGATCTCGGCGCTTTCGCTGTTCCTCTTCACTGCGATCGCCGGGCGGCTCTGGTGCGGCTACACCTGCCCGCAGACCGTATGGACCGAGGTGTTCCTGTGGATAGAGCGGCGCATCGAGGGAGACCGCCCGAAACAGATGAAGCTCGCGGCGGCGCCGTGGAGCACCGAGAAGATCCTCAAGAAAGGGGGCAAGCACGTCGCCTGGATCGCCTTCGCGCTGTGGACCGGCTTCACCTTCGTCGGGTACTTCACGCCCATACGCGAGCTCTCCGTGTCCGCCGCGCACCTGGCGCTCGGGCCGTGGGAGACCTTCTGGATTCTTTTCTATGGCTTCGCGACCTACGGCAACGCCGGATGGCTGCGCGAGCAGGTCTGCCTGTACATGTGCCCGTACGCGCGCTTCCAGAGCGCGATGTTCGACAAGGACACGCTGATCATCTCCTACGACCGCGCGCGCGGCGAGCCCAGGGGCTCGCGCAAGCGCGGCGAGGACTATCAGGGCAAGGGCCTCGGCGACTGCATCGACTGCACCCTCTGCGTGCAGGTGTGCCCCACGGGCATCGATATCCGCGACGGGCTCCAGTACCAGTGCATCGCCTGCGGCGCGTGCATCGACGTGTGCGAGACGGTGATGGGAAAGATGGGCTACCCGAAGGGCCTGATCCGCTACACCACCGAAAACGAGATGAGCCTGGGGAAGCCGCGCAAGATATTCCGCCCGCGCGTGCTGTTCTACTCCGGGCTGCTCGCCGCGATCGCCGTGGGGCTGGTCGTGGCGGTGCTTCTGCGCGTGCCGCTCGACATCGACGTGATTCGCGACCGCAACTCGCTCTATCGCGAATCGCGCGGGCTCATCGAGAACGTGTATACCCTGAAGCTCATGAACATGGACACCGAGCCGCACACCTATCTGCTCTCGGCGGCGGGGCTCGATGGCCTCAGCCTGCGCGCCGACCGCACCGAGATTGCGATCGAGGCGGGCGAGGTCGTCGAGCTGCCGGTCACGCTCGTGGTGCCGCCGGAATCGCTCAAGTCGCGCAGCGAGGCGGTGGAGTTCCGCCTGGAGGCCATCGACAATCCGCGGCACAAGGTGGTCGAGGACGCGCGCTTCCTCGGGCCGGGAGGTGTGCGGTGA
- the ccoP gene encoding cytochrome-c oxidase, cbb3-type subunit III: protein MADFTSGFWNWFIIVPTLAGIIGLFLLNRWMTEPPRKGEEQPKTMGHVWDGDLEEYNNPLPRWWLNMFYITLVFGLGYLVLYPGLGTFAGVLGWSSKGQYEGEVKVADERYNPLYEQYLKEDITVLARNRDALKTGERLFVNYCTVCHGSDARGAAGFPNLRDHDWLWGGEPAAIKTSIMQGRSGMMPPWGPALGPEGVKNVADYVLSLSGREVDATAAAAGKEKFQQLCVACHGPDGKGNPMLGAPNLTDDVWLYGGSKPAVMHSIEKGRMGRMPAHAEFLGEAKAHLLAAYVYSLSAARLAAADSPSGSP, encoded by the coding sequence ATGGCTGATTTCACGAGCGGTTTCTGGAACTGGTTCATCATCGTCCCCACGCTCGCGGGGATCATCGGTCTGTTCCTCCTCAATCGGTGGATGACCGAGCCGCCGCGCAAGGGCGAGGAGCAGCCCAAGACCATGGGCCACGTCTGGGACGGCGATCTCGAGGAGTACAACAATCCGCTGCCGCGCTGGTGGCTCAACATGTTCTACATCACGCTCGTCTTCGGGCTCGGCTACCTCGTGCTGTACCCGGGCCTGGGCACGTTCGCCGGCGTGCTCGGCTGGAGCTCGAAGGGCCAGTACGAAGGCGAGGTGAAGGTGGCGGACGAGCGCTACAACCCGCTCTACGAGCAGTACCTCAAGGAGGACATCACGGTGCTCGCCCGGAACAGGGATGCGCTGAAGACCGGCGAGCGGCTGTTCGTGAATTACTGCACCGTGTGCCACGGCTCCGACGCGCGCGGCGCGGCGGGCTTTCCCAACCTGCGCGACCACGACTGGCTGTGGGGCGGCGAACCGGCGGCGATCAAGACGAGCATCATGCAGGGACGCAGCGGCATGATGCCCCCGTGGGGCCCGGCGCTCGGACCGGAGGGCGTAAAGAACGTCGCCGACTACGTGCTCAGCCTCTCCGGGCGCGAAGTCGACGCGACGGCGGCGGCGGCCGGCAAGGAGAAGTTCCAGCAGCTGTGCGTCGCCTGCCACGGTCCGGACGGCAAGGGCAACCCCATGCTCGGCGCGCCCAACCTGACGGACGACGTCTGGCTCTACGGCGGGTCGAAGCCGGCGGTGATGCACTCCATCGAGAAGGGGCGCATGGGCCGCATGCCGGCCCACGCCGAGTTCCTCGGCGAGGCGAAGGCGCACCTGCTCGCGGCCTACGTCTACAGCCTGTCCGCGGCCCGGCTCGCGGCCGCGGATTCGCCTTCGGGGAGCCCGTGA
- a CDS encoding cbb3-type cytochrome oxidase subunit 3 → MDLAFLHSIWTVLLVIVFLAIVVWAYSSKRKSTFDKAARRPLEDDEPPRGHSKE, encoded by the coding sequence ATGGATCTCGCGTTCCTGCATTCGATCTGGACCGTCCTGCTGGTGATCGTGTTTCTGGCGATCGTCGTCTGGGCGTACAGCAGCAAGCGCAAGTCGACGTTCGACAAGGCCGCGCGGCGCCCGCTCGAGGATGACGAGCCGCCGCGGGGGCATTCGAAGGAGTAA
- the ccoO gene encoding cytochrome-c oxidase, cbb3-type subunit II, with the protein MAANSGHEKVETNVFLLIVLTVVVISVGGLVQIVPLFFQKTTTEAVAGLVPYPALQLEGRDIYIRESCNVCHSQMIRPFRAETERYGHYSVAGEFVYDRPFQWGSKRTGPDLHRVGGRYSDEWHRVHLTNPRDVVPESIMPGYPWLAERKLDPSLVQTKMQVLRKLGHPYTDEEIAAAPGALEGKTEMDAVIAYLQGMGTTIKARR; encoded by the coding sequence GTGGCAGCCAACAGCGGACACGAAAAAGTCGAGACGAACGTATTCCTGCTGATCGTGCTCACCGTCGTGGTGATCAGCGTCGGCGGGCTGGTGCAGATCGTCCCGCTCTTCTTTCAGAAGACGACGACCGAGGCGGTGGCGGGACTGGTGCCCTACCCGGCGTTGCAGCTCGAGGGGCGGGATATCTATATCCGCGAGTCGTGCAACGTGTGCCACTCGCAGATGATCCGGCCTTTCCGCGCCGAGACCGAGCGCTACGGGCACTACTCGGTGGCCGGCGAGTTCGTCTACGACCGGCCGTTCCAGTGGGGCAGCAAGCGCACCGGGCCGGACCTGCACCGCGTCGGCGGGCGCTACTCCGACGAGTGGCACCGGGTGCACCTGACGAATCCGCGCGACGTCGTTCCGGAGTCGATCATGCCCGGTTACCCGTGGCTGGCCGAGCGCAAGCTCGACCCCTCGCTGGTCCAGACCAAGATGCAGGTGCTCAGGAAGCTCGGGCATCCGTACACCGACGAGGAGATCGCGGCGGCGCCGGGCGCGCTCGAGGGCAAGACCGAGATGGACGCGGTGATCGCGTACCTGCAGGGCATGGGCACGACGATCAAGGCGCGCCGCTGA
- the ccoN gene encoding cytochrome-c oxidase, cbb3-type subunit I, translating to MASNAEVYNYKVVRQFAVMTVVWGIVGMLVGVVIAAQMAWPQLNFDIPWLTFSRLRPLHTNAVVFAFGGSALFATSYYVVQRTCGVRLISDRLAAFTFWGWQAVIVSAAVSLPLGITTTKEYAELEWPIDLLITLVWVAYAVVFLGTIAKRKVSHIYVANWFYAAFILTIAVLHVFNSLALPVSWTKSYSVYAGVQDAMVQWWYGHNAVGFFLTAGFLGIMYYFIPKQAERPVYSYRLSVVHFWALAFTYIWAGPHHLHYTALPDWTQSLGMVFSLILLAPSWGGMINGIMTLSGAWQKLRTDPILKFLIVSVSFYGMSTFEGPMMSIKTVNALSHYTDWTIGHVHSGALGWVAMISIGAMYFLIPRLFNREIHSLRLIELHFWVSTIGIVLYISAMWIAGVMQGLMWRAVNPDGTLTYSFVESVAAMHPFYIVRFLGGVFFLAGMLIMAYNLWKTIVGTAPARAAVPELAR from the coding sequence ATGGCCTCCAACGCTGAAGTGTACAACTACAAAGTCGTGCGCCAGTTCGCCGTGATGACCGTCGTCTGGGGCATCGTCGGCATGCTGGTCGGAGTGGTGATCGCGGCGCAGATGGCCTGGCCGCAGCTCAACTTCGACATCCCCTGGCTCACGTTCTCGCGCCTGCGGCCGTTGCACACGAACGCGGTCGTCTTCGCCTTCGGCGGCAGCGCGCTGTTCGCGACGTCATATTATGTGGTGCAGCGCACCTGCGGGGTCCGGCTCATCTCGGACCGGCTCGCCGCCTTCACGTTCTGGGGCTGGCAGGCGGTGATCGTCTCGGCGGCGGTCTCGCTGCCGCTCGGCATCACCACTACCAAGGAGTACGCCGAGCTCGAGTGGCCGATCGACCTCCTGATCACGCTGGTCTGGGTCGCCTACGCGGTGGTCTTCCTCGGCACCATCGCGAAGCGCAAGGTCAGCCACATCTACGTCGCCAACTGGTTCTACGCGGCGTTCATCCTGACGATCGCCGTGCTGCACGTGTTCAACAGCCTCGCCCTGCCGGTCTCCTGGACCAAGTCCTACTCGGTCTACGCCGGCGTGCAGGACGCGATGGTGCAGTGGTGGTACGGCCACAACGCGGTGGGCTTCTTCCTGACCGCCGGCTTCCTGGGGATCATGTACTACTTCATCCCGAAGCAGGCGGAGCGGCCGGTGTACTCCTACCGGCTGTCGGTGGTGCACTTCTGGGCCCTCGCCTTCACCTACATCTGGGCCGGCCCGCACCATCTTCACTACACGGCGCTGCCGGACTGGACGCAGTCGCTCGGCATGGTGTTCTCGCTGATCCTGCTCGCGCCGTCCTGGGGCGGCATGATCAACGGCATCATGACGCTCTCGGGCGCCTGGCAGAAGCTGCGCACGGACCCGATCCTCAAGTTCCTCATCGTCTCGGTCTCGTTCTACGGCATGTCGACCTTCGAGGGACCGATGATGTCGATCAAGACGGTCAACGCGCTCTCGCACTACACGGACTGGACGATCGGCCACGTGCATTCCGGCGCGCTGGGCTGGGTCGCGATGATCTCCATCGGGGCGATGTACTTCCTGATTCCGCGGCTGTTCAATCGGGAGATCCACAGCCTGCGGCTGATCGAGCTGCACTTCTGGGTGTCGACCATCGGCATCGTGCTCTACATCTCCGCCATGTGGATCGCGGGCGTGATGCAGGGCCTCATGTGGCGCGCGGTCAATCCGGACGGCACGCTCACGTACAGCTTCGTCGAGAGCGTGGCCGCCATGCATCCGTTCTACATCGTGCGCTTCCTGGGCGGGGTGTTCTTCCTCGCCGGGATGCTGATCATGGCTTACAACCTGTGGAAGACCATCGTCGGGACCGCGCCCGCGCGCGCCGCCGTCCCCGAACTGGCTCGCTGA
- a CDS encoding Yip1 family protein has translation MFLSHVWGMLAHPEQEWKSIRKENCTVTRCYCSHVLVLALIPAIAGYIGTTQVGWQVGARETIRLTPGSALQIAVLFYVTMLVAVFTIGKLIHWMGRTYGATQPLPQCIALAAYTATPLFLIGAMLLYPVLWVNLVIGLPALAYTVYLLYTGVPIMMGVSPERGFLFSSAVLAVGLVMLVGVLAASVILWGAGIGPVFTA, from the coding sequence ATGTTCCTGAGTCACGTCTGGGGAATGCTTGCCCATCCGGAGCAAGAGTGGAAATCCATCCGCAAGGAAAACTGCACCGTCACGCGGTGCTACTGTTCGCACGTTCTCGTTCTGGCGCTGATTCCCGCCATCGCGGGGTACATCGGCACCACGCAGGTCGGCTGGCAGGTCGGGGCGCGCGAGACGATTCGCCTGACGCCCGGGAGCGCGCTGCAGATCGCGGTGCTGTTCTACGTGACGATGCTGGTCGCCGTGTTCACCATCGGCAAGCTCATCCACTGGATGGGGCGGACGTACGGCGCCACCCAGCCGCTGCCGCAGTGCATCGCGCTCGCCGCGTACACCGCCACGCCGCTCTTCCTGATCGGAGCGATGCTGCTCTACCCGGTGCTGTGGGTGAACCTCGTGATCGGTCTCCCGGCGCTCGCGTACACGGTCTACCTGCTGTACACGGGGGTGCCGATCATGATGGGCGTCTCCCCCGAGCGCGGATTCCTGTTCTCCAGCGCGGTGCTCGCCGTCGGACTGGTGATGCTGGTCGGCGTGCTCGCCGCGAGCGTGATTCTCTGGGGAGCCGGCATCGGTCCCGTCTTTACCGCCTGA
- a CDS encoding DUF3149 domain-containing protein, producing MPILNELFGTWIGWLSMLTIAFIIGMATYLFFYVRREMKRPVSPRITERQAKSFHAPR from the coding sequence GTGCCCATACTGAACGAGCTGTTCGGGACCTGGATCGGCTGGCTGTCCATGCTGACCATCGCCTTCATCATCGGCATGGCGACGTACCTCTTCTTCTACGTGCGTCGCGAGATGAAGCGGCCGGTGTCACCGCGCATAACCGAGCGACAGGCTAAGTCTTTCCACGCCCCGCGTTGA